The Ziziphus jujuba cultivar Dongzao chromosome 5, ASM3175591v1 genome segment GGTTGTGTTTAATTCGCTTGTTAAATAActtttctttggaaaaaaaaaaaaaaaaaaaagaagagaaaagctGTACATAATTCTTCGAAATAAGCAAATTCAAGGTGTCAATTTGAAGAGTGAAAGCAAATAACAGAGTCTTCGAAATAAGCAAATTCAAGGTGTCAATTTGAAGAGTGAAAGCAAATAACAGAGTCTTCGAAATAAGCAAATTCAAGGTGTCAATTTGAAGAGTGAAAGCAAATTACAGAGTCTACTCGTCACAGCCTCTCTAATTTTTCCCCTCTAAGTGGCATTTCATATAGGATCTTGCCAAACATTTgttggatttgattttaaaaaaataaataaataaaattgtggctGTCCAATGTGAATTCTTATGCATTTGTTTGGGCAGGTAAGTGTTTCTTTGTGTTTTGAACTTGTTTGCCTCACTAATTCTACCcctaaacagaaaaaataaaagtaaaaagtgaaaataagaaaaaaggatCAATTTTCCTCCGTATGGTCATATCGTCTTAGCGATTCAATCATATTTATTActcttgaattaattaattaattaatacatttaCTTTAGTACTGGTTTTGGCCTAGATCATGGAACATAGTTGGCATTTGATAGCTTGCTTAAAACTCCTGCTTTGCACTCACTCTTCGTGTATATTTCTTAATTCATTTATAGTTTGGTTCATGTTATAGAAATTTGTTTAAACAGAAGGATATGTGTAGTACTAATGATAATcaactcatttttcttttcaattgtgAAGAGCCCTTCTTGGTATGCTTTTTATTTTGCGTTTTTATTAACAAGGAGATGTTTTAGAGTTCTATTTAACGTATGCTGTCCATGTTGCAGCATGTTGAGGCCCTTGAGATTCTTCTTCAGGGTCTCTGTGGTGTCCATAGAGAACGTTTGAGGATCCATGAGATTTGCCTTAAAAGCGGACCAAACCTTGGTAATGAACTCTTTTCTGCTGTTGATGTTGCTTGCTGTTAGAATACTCTGTAAGAAGCAGATTTGTTGCATTCCTTAGTCTAAATTAGCCTGTATCATGTAATCAAGTAACAGTTTGTTTGATAACTAGCCTGTATTCATATATAGATGCACTTCTGTGTCACAGGTTCAATGATTTCACATtttacatacacacacacacacacgcacacacacacatatatatatatatatatatatatgatagtttGTCACTCTGTTTTCTTATGATGTATTCTGCCTCTATATGatcttatatatgtttatataagaAGTTTATTTCATGGGATCTTTCTAGTTGACTATAAGGTTATCTCTTCCTTCTTGTAGGGGTTGTAGCTTCAGAGGTTCGTCTTTTATGTGATCTTGAACACCCTGAACCCTCTTGGTAGAACTTTGACTTCATCCTAACATATTTATCATTTGGCCTATTTGTTTCTCCCTCTGAAGATAATTTTGCTTACAATAAGTTCAAATTCTTTAGGACTGTTAGGCATATAGGTGGTGCCATGAGGGGTGCAGGTGCCGAGCAAATTTCAGTTCTTGTTAGGACCATGGTGGAAAGCAAAGCTAGCAAGAATGTGCTTCGATTATTTTATGCACTTGGCTACAAGTTGGACCATGAGCTACTGAGAGTGGGATTTGCCTTCCATTTTCAAAGGGGTGCTCAAATCACAGTCACTGTATCTTCGGTTAATAAGATGCTAAAACTACATGCTACTGATGAGGCGGTGCCTGTAACTCCTGGTATACAGCTGGTTGAAGTAACAGCACCTGCATCATCTGAAAATTATACTGAAGTTGTAGCAGCAATGACCTCTTTTTGTGAATATCTTGCACCGTAAGTGACTTTATTGTTTATCATTTTCCTAAGGCACATCTTTACGAACACTACTGTGCTAAGTCAACCTGCTCATGGTATCCCTGACTGCTTGAAGTCAATTATTTATCTTGCATGTTTAGCTTCGCGTACCTTCTTTATAGATCTTAAAGAGCAGTTTGGAATCATAAGTGTCACAAATAATATGAATACTCATTCAAAACAGTCTGGCGGGTCAATTAATAGAGAATGCTTTTAGATCTTATGGTTGTAATCATCTAGTAATTTCGACCTTCACAGAACCTAGGAAAATGTGGGCACCTGATCAACAGCTAATGGCTCATGTAAAGCAATGTTTAAAATATGCATGTGCTGAAGcttaagtattttttatttcatttgtttcTCAGGCTCTTGCATTTGTCAAAACCGGGAATTTCTACTGGAGTGGTTCCTAGCGCTGCTGCAGCTGCAGCATCGCTTATGTCAGATGGAGGTGGTACAACATTATAGCGGCATGTGGAAATTTACTTGGAAAATTTGTGTTGATAATTGAGTTAAACGATTTATTCACAGGGCTATCAAATTTTGCTTTCTTTGAAGTGTCTAATTCTCCAATAGTGAGCTTCCTTTGAGTAggagtttattttgttttgttttgttttttttttgtttttttccttcctgTTATGAAATTAAGAATTTAAGCAGTTTCATTACTTCATCTTGGCCTCTTCAAATCTCAGGTGTTGGTTTTACGTATATCATATGATAAAAGCTGTTGTTCCAATCTGAGCTATTCAGATGAAATGGAAAAGCTAAGATAATGAAAAGAAACGTTAGCAAGTTACCATGAAGGTACCGTTTGTTAACTGTTTTGATTTTCAGtttctgtttttaatttttgttacccAATTGTACATAATTCGCTCACGTTTCAAGTGCTAGTTAATGGTAGTTAGAATTTGTTAGGTATTTAAATCAGCCATTAAATAAAAGGAgagggaaataaataaataaataaataaaaacataaacatcaaattggatataatttcaaattatgtagtttttttttattttattttattttatttttttgttttgttggggggggggggggggggggggcgcgcATTCCTTCAAATTTATGGTAGTTTAAGATGtttaaccattaaaaaaaaataaaatacttgcagataaataaattacacgCAATtaggtaataaaaaaaaagaaactaatcaCGTTATCAAACAGCACCTAAGCTTCACACTGTCAAGATGCATGAGGTTTTCTAAATTATAAGGaacaactaaaaaaagaaaaattaaaagggggcaattgaaaaataaaccattgatccatacaataaataaattctttgcATTGTAAATACAAATATGTGATAAGCTACTCCTTCCAAGCTGAAACTAGTTCCTTGACGTAATTTTTAGTGACTTTGGTGAGATCAACCAGCTTTGCACGGAAATCATTGAAATGTTTTGATGAGAGAACAATAGTGAGCAAGTCTTGTAGTCCTTTTGCAGCACATCCATGAAATTTCTCCAGATTCAATTCCGCTTGCCCCAGCAAGAACTCGAAAAGCTGCTTCTTGAGATGCCCCTCTTCATTCTCATGTAGATAGTAGCCATACGTGTAAGTCCACTGAAGCACCGTTCTACATTCAATTATTGCTTGCCATGCCTCTGCTATAAACCTTACCATAATCTCTGGTTGACACTGTATCTCACTTAGCTCTTCCAGTTTTCTGGTCCGCAATTGATGTAAATTCTTAATAGctttttccttcaaatatttatttcttttccatCCTTCACAACAATGGATATATCTCTCTTTGACCTTGTCATGATCCGAGTTACAAGCACAATCATGACGTCTCTTGGAACATTTTGAGCAACAGAAATACTGACAATGCGGCCTGCACGTAATCATCTTACATCCAAATTCTTTTTCGATTTGTCCAATTGGTTCTCTGCAACCGTAACAAGGTTCTTTTAAAGGAAAACATATCCTCTCTGTAATTTCGGCCTTATTGTTCATCTCCAAAATCCATCTCATCGCAGTTTCGCAGTTGGCTGGATGGTGAATCTCAATGCAACAGTTTAAACAATAACCATCGGAGCAGGGACAAGAAACATCATAACTCTCATTGCTCCCATCACTAACAACAGAGTTGCAGCATCGAACAGGAGACCACTTGAGATTATCATTATTCTCAATATATGATGTAAAGAGATAGTTGGAATacttatctttttcttcttgtgaAGCCAGTGCATTGATCATATCGCGATCAACTGCTGCATTGCAAGATGAGCGTGGACATCTCAACGTCAGACATGCAGGGCCTTGGTCGATTGACATTCGGATATAAGCTGCCCAACATTCTTCACAAAAAGAATGCCCACAAGAAGCAGAGTAAATAATGTCATTATAGTGCTTTAAACAGAGTCCGCAAGAAGTTGTACCAGAGGGTTTGGATTCAACCACTGGCTTTTCAAGAAAACCGACCTTTTCCCTAACTCTTTCTACGTCAGAAAACCAATGGTCATAAACCTTGGAAATATTCCAATTATAGTGACAAAGTAGAGTGCATGCTGAAGCCTTTGATATAAAAAGGGTAGCTGAAACGTTTGAAATATCATCCTCTAGGAGTCTGAGAATTTCTTGTTCCTTCAATGTGGTATGGTTTTTTTGCAAACCATTAATGGCATggtcatcttcttcaacaattaTCTTTGAGTCAGCATAAACAGTGTCATCGCTGAAATCCTCCGCAGCATCTTCCTCATCTGAGCTCTTTCCACCATGGAAGTTGATGTCCTTGGAGTCCATGACTAACATATCGGAGAGTTTTTCTTTCgtttccattttttgttttttccaatttgatgGTGGAGATGGGGAAAACTAACTTAGCAAGAGTAATTTTTACGAAGGGCAATATGTGtaatctagatatatatatatatagacaatttcctcttttacctagtcAGTTTTGGTTTTGGATACCGATTTTGCTTTGGGAACAAGCAACACTCTACTTAAATCTAATGGAACTTAGGTTTCCGAAATTAAGTAAAAttcttagaaagaaaaaaaaaaatgaaagtaaaattCTATTTGTAAGAGAAcgtagaaattttatttattttaagtccACATGTTATTatttcccaaaaataaaaataaaaataaatccacatGTTATATTTGCATTGTGTTTAATGGTAAATTCATTATGTATTCAAATTAAATTCATTatgtatttcaaaaaaaaaaaaaatccttagttTTTCAAGAAACAAGCAGTATTCTATAGTTTTCTTAATTTAACTAAAAAGTCTTTTTCTCTTGTGATGAGTTTAAAACCTTGACTGAATGCAgaaatttaattcattttaaatccattattttacaa includes the following:
- the LOC107420302 gene encoding mediator of RNA polymerase II transcription subunit 18, with product MECVVQGIIETQHVEALEILLQGLCGVHRERLRIHEICLKSGPNLGVVASEVRLLCDLEHPEPSWTVRHIGGAMRGAGAEQISVLVRTMVESKASKNVLRLFYALGYKLDHELLRVGFAFHFQRGAQITVTVSSVNKMLKLHATDEAVPVTPGIQLVEVTAPASSENYTEVVAAMTSFCEYLAPLLHLSKPGISTGVVPSAAAAAASLMSDGGGTTL
- the LOC107420202 gene encoding probable E3 ubiquitin-protein ligase ARI8, yielding METKEKLSDMLVMDSKDINFHGGKSSDEEDAAEDFSDDTVYADSKIIVEEDDHAINGLQKNHTTLKEQEILRLLEDDISNVSATLFISKASACTLLCHYNWNISKVYDHWFSDVERVREKVGFLEKPVVESKPSGTTSCGLCLKHYNDIIYSASCGHSFCEECWAAYIRMSIDQGPACLTLRCPRSSCNAAVDRDMINALASQEEKDKYSNYLFTSYIENNDNLKWSPVRCCNSVVSDGSNESYDVSCPCSDGYCLNCCIEIHHPANCETAMRWILEMNNKAEITERICFPLKEPCYGCREPIGQIEKEFGCKMITCRPHCQYFCCSKCSKRRHDCACNSDHDKVKERYIHCCEGWKRNKYLKEKAIKNLHQLRTRKLEELSEIQCQPEIMVRFIAEAWQAIIECRTVLQWTYTYGYYLHENEEGHLKKQLFEFLLGQAELNLEKFHGCAAKGLQDLLTIVLSSKHFNDFRAKLVDLTKVTKNYVKELVSAWKE